The Anabaena sp. WA102 genome contains a region encoding:
- a CDS encoding CmpA/NrtA family ABC transporter substrate-binding protein, with protein sequence MSDFLNQITRRKFIVTAGVSASAVLLKGCLGNPPETTGNSAKSGVQAVANTNPEQKPETTKVKLGYIPIVESAPLIIALEKGFFQKYGMSDVEISKQASWGSARDNVEIGSAGGGIDGGQWQMPMPHLITEGKITKGNKPIPMYVLAQLVTHGNAIAIANKHLGKGISLKLDAAKPLFAQLKSSTPFTAAFTFPHVNQDLWIRYWLAASGIDPDTDVKLLTVPAAQTVANMKTGTMDAFSTGDPWPFRLVNDKIGFMAALTAEIWKNHPEEYFAMRGDWVDQNPKATKALLKGVMEAQQWLDNFDNRKEAAEILAAKKYFGLSSPAVLADPYQGKYDMGDGRTIDDKSMAAYYWKDAKGSVSYPYQSHDLWFITENVRWGFLPKDYITNGAAKAKELIKKVNREDIWKEAAKELGIPAADIPTSTSRGVEEFFDGVKFDPEKPEEYLKSLKIKKVGV encoded by the coding sequence ATGTCCGACTTTTTGAATCAAATTACTCGCCGTAAATTTATTGTCACTGCTGGAGTTTCTGCCAGTGCCGTATTACTGAAAGGCTGTTTAGGAAACCCACCAGAAACCACTGGTAATTCTGCAAAATCTGGTGTTCAAGCAGTAGCTAATACTAACCCAGAACAAAAACCAGAAACGACAAAAGTTAAACTTGGATATATTCCCATTGTTGAGTCTGCACCATTAATAATTGCTTTAGAAAAAGGCTTTTTTCAGAAATATGGGATGTCAGATGTCGAAATTTCTAAACAAGCTTCTTGGGGTTCAGCAAGAGACAACGTAGAAATTGGTTCTGCTGGTGGTGGTATTGATGGTGGTCAATGGCAAATGCCCATGCCACACTTAATTACAGAAGGAAAAATTACTAAGGGTAATAAACCAATACCCATGTATGTTCTTGCCCAGTTAGTTACTCATGGTAATGCCATTGCGATCGCCAACAAACATTTAGGGAAAGGTATTAGCTTAAAACTCGATGCGGCTAAACCCCTATTTGCCCAACTCAAATCCTCCACACCCTTCACCGCAGCTTTCACATTCCCTCACGTTAACCAAGACTTATGGATTCGTTATTGGTTAGCAGCAAGTGGCATTGACCCGGATACAGATGTCAAATTGCTGACAGTTCCAGCGGCGCAAACTGTCGCCAACATGAAAACCGGGACAATGGATGCTTTCAGCACTGGCGACCCCTGGCCATTTCGTCTGGTTAACGACAAAATCGGCTTCATGGCGGCATTAACAGCCGAAATTTGGAAAAATCACCCCGAAGAATATTTTGCCATGAGAGGTGATTGGGTTGACCAAAATCCCAAAGCCACAAAAGCCTTATTAAAAGGTGTCATGGAAGCCCAACAGTGGCTAGATAACTTTGATAACCGCAAAGAAGCCGCAGAAATTCTCGCCGCTAAAAAGTATTTTGGTTTATCTTCCCCAGCAGTTCTGGCTGACCCATACCAAGGTAAATATGACATGGGTGATGGTCGAACAATTGATGATAAATCAATGGCTGCTTATTATTGGAAAGATGCTAAAGGCAGCGTTTCCTATCCTTACCAAAGTCATGATTTATGGTTCATCACCGAAAATGTGCGTTGGGGATTCTTACCCAAAGATTACATTACCAATGGTGCAGCTAAAGCTAAAGAATTAATCAAAAAAGTGAACCGCGAAGATATTTGGAAAGAAGCAGCTAAAGAATTAGGAATACCTGCTGCTGACATTCCCACTAGTACATCTCGTGGAGTTGAAGAGTTTTTTGATGGAGTCAAATTCGACCCTGAAAAACCAGAAGAATATCTCAAGAGTTTAAAAATTAAAAAAGTAGGTGTTTAA
- a CDS encoding nitrate ABC transporter ATP-binding protein (This model describes the ATP binding subunits of ATP-binding cassette (ABC) transporters for nitrate transport, or for bicarbonate transport, in bacteria and archaea.), with protein MQNRNLRTTNTATSTISSQPFLQIQDVCKVYPTKNGPFTVLDGVNLNVEQGEFLCVIGHSGCGKSTLLNMVSGFNFPTTGQVLLEGQPITKPGPDRMVVFQNYALLPWRTAFENIYLAVNAVYPTKPEAEKRAIVRDHLAMVGLADAMEKKPMQMSGGMRQRVSIARALAIRPKVLILDEPFGALDAITKEELQEELLKIWGDNRCTVLMITHDIDEALFLADKLVMMTNGPHAKIGEVMEIPFSRPRDRARIMEDPQYYQLRNYALDFLFNRFAHDDVG; from the coding sequence ATGCAAAACCGCAACTTGAGAACTACCAACACAGCTACTAGCACAATTAGCAGTCAACCGTTTTTACAAATCCAAGATGTTTGTAAAGTTTATCCCACTAAAAATGGACCATTTACAGTTCTCGATGGTGTTAACCTCAACGTTGAACAAGGGGAATTTCTTTGCGTTATCGGTCACTCTGGTTGCGGTAAATCAACTTTATTAAACATGGTTTCCGGTTTCAACTTTCCTACCACTGGACAAGTTTTATTAGAAGGACAACCTATTACAAAACCAGGTCCAGATAGAATGGTCGTATTTCAAAACTACGCCTTACTACCTTGGAGAACAGCATTTGAAAATATTTATTTAGCTGTAAATGCAGTTTATCCAACTAAGCCAGAAGCAGAAAAACGCGCTATTGTCAGAGATCATTTAGCAATGGTGGGTTTAGCTGATGCAATGGAAAAGAAACCTATGCAAATGTCTGGGGGGATGAGACAAAGGGTTTCTATTGCCCGGGCTTTGGCTATTCGTCCGAAAGTGTTGATTTTAGATGAACCTTTTGGGGCGTTAGATGCAATTACTAAGGAAGAATTACAAGAAGAATTGTTGAAGATTTGGGGTGATAATCGTTGTACAGTTTTGATGATTACCCATGATATTGATGAGGCTTTATTTTTGGCTGATAAGTTGGTAATGATGACCAATGGACCTCATGCAAAAATTGGGGAAGTGATGGAAATTCCTTTTTCTCGCCCTAGAGATAGAGCGAGAATTATGGAAGATCCTCAATATTATCAACTGCGAAATTATGCCTTAGATTTCTTGTTTAACCGTTTCGCTCATGATGATGTTGGTTAG
- a CDS encoding ABC transporter ATP-binding/substrate-binding protein (This model describes the ATP binding subunits of ATP-binding cassette (ABC) transporters for nitrate transport, or for bicarbonate transport, in bacteria and archaea.), translating into MSIFVGVEQIDKVFELTGGGQYIALKGIDLQIKKGEFVSLIGHSGCGKSTLLNMIAGLDLPTEGLVTLEGQRIKKPGPDRMVVFQNYSLLPWRTVRENIALAVDSVLHGMPAAERKAVIDRHIDMVGLRPHADKQPGMLSGGQKQRVAIARALAIRPKLLLLDEPFGALDALTRGNLQEQLMQICEENEVTAVMVTHDVDEAVLLSDRIVMLTNGPESKIGDILEVDIPRPRKRMEVVKHPSYYTLRSEMIYFLNQQKRIKKIRARKTPDIARHGLEKVNLEIGFLPLTACAPLAIAKEKGFFTKHGLDEVSLVRESNWRGVVDGITGGYLDAAQMPSGMPIWLSLGGNKNEPLPVVTSLTMTRNGNAITLAKRFYDEGVHSLSDFKNYLLKTREQTHRMGVVHPASMHNLLLRYWLAAGGIDPDSDVVMKNIPPAQMVVDLKGGTIDGYSVGEPWNYRAAVEGSGFTIATDLEVWLGHPGKVLGVRENWANKYPNTHIALTKSLLEACQYCADPQNAQEVRQILASRDYVSTDIDFIQIEDPDGINTCDLDHPMREYAHHQFYSDSAINRPSRTEQIWIMTQLARWGETPFPRNWVEIVERVCRVGVFSTAARELGLDISYTRQPIQLFDGKPFNSDDPFAYLTSLEIKRDFSVAEVVLDAPRKIAA; encoded by the coding sequence ATGTCTATATTTGTTGGCGTTGAGCAAATTGATAAAGTTTTTGAATTAACTGGTGGCGGTCAATATATCGCCCTCAAAGGTATTGACCTCCAAATTAAAAAAGGCGAATTTGTTTCTCTTATCGGTCACTCTGGTTGCGGTAAATCCACGCTTTTAAATATGATTGCCGGTTTGGATTTACCAACAGAAGGTTTAGTCACTTTAGAAGGACAAAGAATTAAAAAACCAGGACCAGATAGAATGGTCGTATTTCAAAACTATTCGCTTTTACCTTGGCGAACAGTAAGAGAAAATATCGCCTTAGCGGTAGATTCAGTATTGCATGGAATGCCCGCAGCCGAACGCAAAGCGGTTATTGATAGACACATAGATATGGTTGGTTTGCGTCCCCATGCTGATAAACAACCAGGGATGTTATCAGGTGGACAAAAACAACGGGTAGCTATAGCCCGCGCCTTGGCAATTCGTCCTAAACTATTACTATTAGATGAACCCTTCGGTGCATTAGACGCACTGACTCGCGGGAATTTGCAAGAACAATTAATGCAAATTTGTGAAGAAAACGAAGTTACCGCCGTTATGGTGACACACGACGTAGACGAAGCCGTTTTGTTATCTGACAGAATTGTCATGTTAACCAACGGACCAGAATCAAAAATTGGCGATATTTTAGAAGTTGATATTCCTCGTCCTCGCAAACGCATGGAAGTAGTAAAACATCCCAGCTACTACACCTTGCGAAGTGAAATGATTTACTTCCTTAACCAACAAAAACGCATCAAAAAAATTCGGGCAAGAAAAACTCCAGATATTGCCCGTCATGGTTTAGAAAAAGTTAATTTAGAAATCGGTTTCTTACCCCTTACAGCTTGTGCGCCATTAGCTATAGCCAAAGAAAAAGGCTTTTTCACCAAACATGGTTTAGATGAAGTTTCCTTAGTCAGAGAAAGCAACTGGCGCGGAGTCGTTGATGGCATCACTGGGGGTTATTTAGATGCGGCACAAATGCCGTCAGGAATGCCAATTTGGTTATCTTTAGGAGGCAATAAAAACGAACCATTACCAGTAGTTACCTCCTTAACCATGACTCGCAACGGTAACGCCATTACCTTAGCCAAACGTTTTTATGACGAAGGTGTACATAGCTTATCCGACTTCAAAAATTATCTCCTAAAAACCCGCGAACAAACACACAGAATGGGAGTAGTTCATCCCGCATCCATGCACAACCTATTACTACGTTATTGGTTAGCAGCAGGTGGAATTGACCCCGACAGTGATGTGGTTATGAAAAATATCCCTCCTGCTCAAATGGTAGTAGATTTAAAAGGTGGAACTATTGACGGTTATTCTGTAGGTGAACCTTGGAATTATCGGGCAGCAGTTGAAGGTTCAGGCTTTACCATTGCCACAGATTTAGAAGTTTGGTTAGGACATCCTGGTAAGGTTTTAGGAGTACGGGAAAACTGGGCAAATAAATATCCAAACACTCATATTGCCTTAACCAAATCATTATTAGAAGCTTGTCAATATTGTGCTGATCCCCAAAATGCCCAAGAAGTTAGACAAATTTTAGCAAGTCGGGATTATGTCAGCACCGACATTGATTTTATCCAAATTGAAGATCCTGATGGCATTAATACCTGTGATTTAGATCATCCCATGCGTGAGTATGCCCATCATCAATTTTATTCTGATTCTGCTATTAATCGTCCTAGCAGAACCGAACAAATCTGGATCATGACACAATTAGCAAGATGGGGAGAAACGCCATTTCCTCGCAACTGGGTAGAAATTGTGGAAAGAGTTTGTCGAGTTGGTGTATTTAGTACCGCAGCTAGAGAATTAGGTTTAGATATTAGCTACACTCGTCAACCAATTCAATTATTTGATGGTAAACCTTTCAACTCTGATGATCCTTTTGCCTATCTCACCAGTTTAGAAATTAAACGCGATTTTTCCGTCGCAGAAGTTGTTCTTGATGCACCGCGTAAAATTGCAGCTTAA
- a CDS encoding Uma2 family endonuclease, which produces MQTQQRYYTTEEYLAQEELAEFRSEYRNGEIVAMTGGSLNHNQIAGNVYAFLKFALRGKSCKPYIGDLRLWIPRYHQYTYPDILVIDGEPLFQPQRKDTILNPCLIVEVLSKSTQNHDRTDKFRYYRSIPDFQEYVLISQYEISIEHYKKAEDDAWLFRAYESDQDKIFLGSINLEIPLLDIYEDVNFKLQED; this is translated from the coding sequence ATGCAAACTCAACAACGTTACTACACTACTGAAGAATATTTAGCACAAGAAGAACTTGCAGAATTTCGCAGCGAGTACCGAAATGGAGAAATAGTAGCAATGACTGGGGGTTCTCTTAATCATAATCAAATTGCCGGCAATGTTTATGCCTTTTTGAAATTTGCACTGCGGGGTAAAAGTTGCAAACCATATATCGGTGATTTGCGATTATGGATTCCGCGTTATCATCAATATACTTATCCAGATATTTTAGTGATTGATGGTGAACCACTTTTTCAACCGCAACGTAAAGATACTATTCTTAATCCTTGTTTAATTGTTGAGGTTCTTTCTAAATCTACACAAAATCACGACCGCACTGATAAATTTCGTTATTATCGCTCAATTCCTGATTTTCAAGAATATGTGTTAATTAGCCAATATGAAATCAGCATAGAACATTATAAAAAAGCTGAAGATGATGCTTGGTTATTTCGTGCTTATGAATCTGATCAAGATAAAATCTTTTTAGGTTCTATAAATTTGGAAATTCCACTGTTAGATATTTATGAAGATGTGAATTTTAAGTTGCAGGAAGATTGA
- the ntrB gene encoding nitrate ABC transporter permease, whose protein sequence is MTIAQKRATSPKLENKLLSSLQKQLPELIPPAIALLIFLTIWQLFSWTPGATLPGPIQVIQDTWILILYPFYDKGGTDKGLFWQIWASLQRVAISYTLAAIVGIALGVLIGVNRTMSKALDPLFQLLRTVPPLAWVPISLAALRQNEPAALFVIFITAIWPILINTAVGVTQIPQDYNNVAKVLQLSKKEYFFNILIPSALPYIFTGLRIAIGLAWLAIIAAEIVMSGIVGIGFFIWDAYQNNNVSEVILALVYIGVVGLILDKLMAALQNWILPSEQK, encoded by the coding sequence ATGACCATAGCCCAAAAACGTGCCACAAGCCCTAAATTAGAGAATAAACTTTTATCAAGTTTACAGAAACAACTTCCTGAACTTATCCCCCCAGCTATTGCCCTTTTAATTTTCTTAACTATTTGGCAACTATTTTCTTGGACTCCAGGGGCAACATTACCCGGACCAATTCAAGTTATTCAAGACACTTGGATCTTGATTTTGTATCCCTTCTATGACAAAGGAGGCACTGATAAAGGACTTTTTTGGCAAATCTGGGCTAGTCTCCAACGGGTTGCTATTAGCTATACATTAGCAGCGATTGTCGGTATTGCCTTGGGTGTTTTGATTGGTGTTAATAGAACCATGTCAAAAGCTTTAGATCCCTTGTTTCAGTTATTAAGAACAGTACCTCCTTTAGCTTGGGTTCCTATTTCCCTAGCAGCATTACGCCAAAACGAACCAGCCGCATTATTCGTAATTTTCATCACCGCAATTTGGCCGATTCTCATTAACACTGCGGTGGGTGTAACTCAAATTCCTCAAGACTATAACAACGTTGCTAAAGTTCTGCAACTTTCTAAAAAAGAGTATTTCTTTAATATCTTAATTCCTTCAGCATTACCCTACATTTTTACAGGTTTAAGAATTGCTATTGGTTTGGCTTGGTTAGCGATTATTGCGGCAGAAATCGTGATGTCCGGTATTGTTGGTATCGGCTTTTTTATCTGGGATGCTTATCAAAATAACAACGTTAGTGAAGTAATTTTGGCACTAGTTTATATCGGTGTTGTTGGTCTCATCCTAGATAAACTCATGGCTGCATTACAAAACTGGATTTTACCAAGTGAACAGAAATAG